Sequence from the Acidobacteriota bacterium genome:
CGTCCAGGTGGGTCAGCGGCTGGTCACCTTCCGCTAGGAGCCGCCCATGCTGGAGCATCTCCTGCGCTACCTGGACGGCACCGGATTCAAGGCGTTCACCTGGGAAAACGCGGTGATGATCGCCGTGGCGCTCGTGGTTATCTACCTCGCGGTGCGCTGGGAGTTCGAACCGCTGCTCCTGCTGCCCATCGGCTTCGGCGCGCTCATCGCCAACATTCCGGGTTCGCCGTTGATGATGCCGCCCCACGGCGAAGAGATCGGCGGCCTGTTCTGGTACCTCTACCACGGAGTCAGCTGGGAGATCTTCCCGCCCGTCATCTTCCTGGGCGTCGGGGCGCTCACCGACTTCGGCCCCCTCATCGCCAACCCCCGCACCATCCTGCTCGGGGCCGCGGCCCAGTTCGGGATCTTCGCCACCCTGCTCGGCGCCATCGCCCTCGGGTTCGTGCCCAAGGAAGCCGCGTCCATCTGCATTATCGGGGGCGCCGACGGCCCCACCGCGATCTTCACCGCCACGAAGCTGGCGCCCCACCTGCTCGGCCCCATCGCCGTCGCCGCTTACTCCTACATGGCCCTGGTCCCGCTCATCCAGCCACCCATCATGCGGCTGCTCACCACGCGGAAGGAGCGCCAGATCGTCATGCAGAACCTCCGGCCGGTGAGCCGGCGCGAAAAGATCTTGTTCCCCATCGTGGTCACGATTCTGTGCAACATCTTCGTGCCGCCCACCGCCGCGCTGGTGGGCATGCTCATGTTCGGCAACCTGATCCGCGAGGTGGGCATCGTGGAGCGGATTGTCCGCACCGCCCAGAACGAGCTTATCAACATCGTCACCATCTTCCTCGGCCTGTGCGTCGGCTGCAGCATGGACCGCACCTTCCTCCGACCCCAGACGATCAAGATCATCTGCCTCGGCGCGGTGGCCTTCGCCTTCGCCACGGCCGCCGGCCTGCTCGTCGCCAAGTTCATGAACCTGTTCTCGAAGAACAAGATCAACCCGCTCATCGGCTCGGCAGGCGTCTCGGCCGTCCCCATGGCCGCGCGGGTGTCCCACACCGTCGGCCAGGAGGCCAATCCGCAAAACTACCTGCTGATGCACGCCATGGGCCCCAACGTGGCCGGCGTCATCGGCACGGCGGTGGCCGCGGGGATTCTCATCTCGATCCTGGGCTGACCTCCCTCCCCGCCGGTGCCGCCCGTGCGGGCTTCATCTGAACGATTGTGTCATGGCGGCCACGACCGACGCGCCGGGCACCGGCGCCGCCCCGGACGGATCCGCGCCACCGCCATCATCGGTGCTTCAGGGGGTCGGTTGCGGTTGTTCCTGTAGTTCCAGCATCTGCTTGCGGACGCCCGCGTCATTGGGATATCCCGCCAGGTACGTCTGGAAGTGTCGCACCGCCGCCGCGCGGTCGCCGGCCTTGGCACAGAGCCGGCCGAGCGCGCCGTGGCTCCGGCACGCCGCGTCGCTTCCCGGCGACTCGGCGATACACAGCTCCAGGAAGCGCGCCGCCGCGGCATCCTCGCCTTTGTAAATCAAGATCCGGCCGATGAACATCGGGGTGCGCGCCTCGAACAGGTAACGGTCCGCCTGGCGGGTTTTCAACTCCTGATAGACGGCGACGGCGGCTTCGACGCCCTTCTCCTTCAGCGCAGCGTGGATCTGCCCGTAGGGTCGGGGCTTCCCCGTCATGTCCGGCCGCCCCTCCCGGAGCGCGAAATACCATGACTGGATCATGGCGTCGCACGTGACGTAGCTGCTCTCGAACG
This genomic interval carries:
- a CDS encoding sodium ion-translocating decarboxylase subunit beta, which encodes MLEHLLRYLDGTGFKAFTWENAVMIAVALVVIYLAVRWEFEPLLLLPIGFGALIANIPGSPLMMPPHGEEIGGLFWYLYHGVSWEIFPPVIFLGVGALTDFGPLIANPRTILLGAAAQFGIFATLLGAIALGFVPKEAASICIIGGADGPTAIFTATKLAPHLLGPIAVAAYSYMALVPLIQPPIMRLLTTRKERQIVMQNLRPVSRREKILFPIVVTILCNIFVPPTAALVGMLMFGNLIREVGIVERIVRTAQNELINIVTIFLGLCVGCSMDRTFLRPQTIKIICLGAVAFAFATAAGLLVAKFMNLFSKNKINPLIGSAGVSAVPMAARVSHTVGQEANPQNYLLMHAMGPNVAGVIGTAVAAGILISILG